In a single window of the Salmo trutta chromosome 21, fSalTru1.1, whole genome shotgun sequence genome:
- the LOC115157401 gene encoding elongation factor 2, which translates to MVNFTVDQIRAIMDKKSNIRNMSVIAHVDHGKSTLTDSLVSKAGIIAGSRAGETRFTDTRKDEQERCITIKSTAISMYYELGENDMAFIKQSKDGLGFLINLIDSPGHVDFSSEVTAALRVTDGALVVVDCVSGVCVQTETVLRQAIAERIKPVLMMNKMDRALLELQLEPEDLFQTFQRIVENVNVIIATYGEDEAGPMGAIMIDPVIGTVGFGSGLHGWAFTLKQFAEMYVTKFSAGKDTQLGSAERCKKVEDMMKKLWGERFFDPATGKFSKSNLGPDGKKLPRTFSQLVLDPIFKVFDAIMNFKKDETAKLIEKLDIKLDSEDKEKEGKPLLKAVMRRWLPAGEALLQMITIHLPSPVTAQKYRCELLYEGPGDDEAAMGIKNCDPKAPLMMYISKMVPTTDKGRFYAFGRVFSGCVSTGLKVRIMGPNFTPGKKEDLYIKPIQRTILMMGRYVEPIEDVPCGNIVGLVGVDQYLIKTGTITTFEQAHNMRVMKFSVSPVVRVAVEAKNPADLPKLVEGLKRLAKSDPMVQCIIEESGEHIIAGAGELHLEICLKDLEEDHAGIPLKKSDPVVSYRETVSEESEVLCLSKSPNKHNRLYMRAKPFPDGLAEDIEKGDVSPRQELKIRARFLADKYEWDVSEARKIWCFGPDGTGPNLLMDVTKGVQYLNEIKDSVVAGFQWAVKEGVLCEENMRAVRFDIHDVTLHTDAIHRGGGQIIPTARRVLYACQLTAQPRLMEPVYLVEIQCPEQVVGGIYGVLNRKRGHVFEESQVMGTPMFIVKAYLPVNESFGFTADLRSNTGGQAFPQCVFDHWQILQGDPQDPTTKTAIVVAETRKRKGLKEGIPALDNYLDKL; encoded by the exons ATG GTGAACTTTACAGTGGACCAGATCCGTGCCATCATGGACAAGAAATCCAACATTCGTAACATGTCTGTGATCGCTCACGTGGACCACGGCAAGTCCACGCTGACCGACTCCCTGGTGTCTAAAGCCGGGATCATCGCGGGGTCTCGCGCCGGAGAGACTCGCTTCACAGACACTCGCAAAGACGAGCAGGAGCGCTGTATTACCATCAAGTCCAC GGCTATCTCGATGTACTATGAGCTGGGGGAAAACGACATGGCCTTCATCAAGCAGTCTAAGGATGGGCTTGGCTTCCTCATCAACCTGATTGACTCACCGGGCCATGTGGACTTCTCCTCTGAGGTCACAGCCGCCCTTAGGGTCACCGACGGCGCCCTGGTGGTGGTTGACTGCGTCTCAG gtgtgtgtgtgcagacagagACCGTGTTGAGGCAGGCCATTGCTGAGCGCATCAAGCCAGTGCTGATGATGAACAAGATGGACCGGGCCCTGCTGGAGCTGCAGCTGGAGCCTGAGGACCTCTTCCAGACCTTCCAGCGCATCGTGGAGAATGTCAACGTCATCATCGCCACCTACGGAGAGGATGAAGCGGGACCAATGGGTGCCATCATG ATTGACCCTGTGATCGGTACCGTGGGGTTTGGGTCTGGCCTCCATGGCTGGGCCTTCACTCTAAAGCAGTTTGCTGAGATGTACGTGACAAAGTTTTCTGCCGGCAAAGACACCCAGCTGGGATCGGCGGAGAGGTGTAAGAAGGTGGAGGACATGATGAAGAAGCTGTGGGGGGAGAG GTTTTTTGACCCAGCCACTGGGAAGTTCAGTAAGTCCAACCTTGGCCCTGACGGTAAGAAGCTGCCCCGCACCTTCTCTCAGCTGGTCCTGGACCCTATCTTCaag gtATTTGATGCTATCATGAACTTCAAGAAGGATGAGACAGCCAAGCTGATAGAGAAGCTGGACATCAAGCTGGATTCTGAGGACAAGGAGAAGGAGGGCAAGCCCCTGTTGAAGGCAGTGATGCGTCGCTGGCTCCCGGCCGGAGAAGCCCTGCTCCAGATGATCACCATCCACCTGCCCTCCCCCGTCACGGCCCAGAAGTACCGCTGTGAGCTGCTCTACGAGGGACCAGGAGACGACGAGGCCGCCATGG GTATCAAGAACTGCGACCCCAAGGCTCCCCTGATGATGTACATATCTAAGATGGTGCCCACCACAGATAAGGGTCGCTTCTATGCCTTTGGCCGTGTGTTCTCTGGCTGTGTGTCCACCGGTCTGAAGGTGCGCATCATGGGACCAAACTTCACCCCTGGGAAGAAGGAAGACCTCTACATCAAGCCAATCCAGAG GACCATTCTGATGATGGGGCGTTACGTGGAGCCCATTGAGGATGTACCATGTGGGAACATTGTTGGGCTGGTTGGAGTTGACCAGTATCTGATTAAGACTGGGACCATCACCACCTTTGAACAG GCTCACAACATGCGTGTGATGAAGTTCAGCGTCAGCCCTGTGGTGAGGGTGGCTGTGGAGGCCAAGAACCCTGCTGACCTGCCCAAGCTGGTGGAAGGCCTGAAGCGTCTGGCCAAGTCTGACCCAATGGTGCAGTGTATCATCGAGGAGTCTGGAGAGCACATCATCGCCGGGGCCGGAGAGCTTCATCTGGAGATCTGTCTCAAGGATCTGGAGGAGGACCACGCCGGCATTCCCctgaag AAATCTGATCCAGTGGTGTCCTACAGGGAGACTGTGTCTGAGGAGTCTGAAGTGCTGTGTCTATCCAAGTCCCCTAACAAGCACAACCGTTTGTACATGCGGGCTAAACCTTTCCCTGACGGCCTGGCCGAGGACATCGAGAAGGGGGACGTCAGCCCCCGACAGGAGCTGAAAATCCGTGCCCGTTTCCTGGCTGACAAGTACGAGTGGGACGTGTCGGAGGCCCGTAAGATCTGGTGCTTCGGCCCTGACGGTACCGGACCCAACCTGCTGATGGACGTGACCAAGGGAGTCCAGTACCTGAATGAGATCAAGGACAGTGTTGTGGCTGGCTTCCAGTGGGCTGTCAAGGAG GGTGTTTTGTGTGAGGAGAACATGCGTGCAGTCCGCTTCGACATCCACGACGTGACCCTGCACACAGACGCAATTCACCGCGGTGGCGGACAGATCATCCCCACGGCCCGCAGAGTGCTGTATGCCTGCCAGCTCACCGCCCAGCCACGACTCATGGAGCCGGTCTACCTAGTGGAGATCCAG TGCCCAGAGCAGGTAGTGGGTGGGATCTACGGCGTGCTGAACAGGAAGCGAGGCCATGTGTTCGAGGAGTCCCAGGTGATGGGCACGCCCATGTTCATCGTCAAGGCCTACCTGCCTGTCAACGAGTCGTTTG GATTCACCGCTGACCTGCGCTCCAACACGGGCGGCCAGGCCTTCCCTCAGTGTGTGTTTGATCACTGGCAAATCCTCCAGGGAGATCCCCAGGACCCCACCACCAAGACCGCCATTGTGGTGGCCGAGACCAGGAAACGCAAGGGGCTGAAAGAGGGCATCCCGGCCCTGGACAACTACCTGGACAAATTGTAA
- the LOC115157403 gene encoding BTB/POZ domain-containing protein 2, with amino-acid sequence MAAGEYSRPPSLNFSGPGPLGNGQPSNSGYSMPTSNGGPTGATGGVQGSARRPNPQSGPGGGENAGVAAGTPPTVQNSIQQASVQSAAARGASGATASNVSAATVPGTHSSLSSAPPAAAVLVYREPVYNWQATKSTVKERFAFLFNNEVLSDVHFLVGKGMGVQRIPAHRFVLAVGSAVFDAMFNGGMATTSTEIELPDVEPAAFLALLKFLYSDEVQIGPETVMTTLYTAKKYAVPALEAHCVEFLKKNLRADNAFMLLTQARLFDEPQLASLCLENIDKNTGDALAAEGFTDIDLDTLVAVLERDTLGVREVRLFVAAVRWAEAEAHRQQLQPTPENKRRVLGKALALIRFPLMTIEEFAAGPAQSSILTDREVVSLFLHFTVNPKPRVEFIDRPRCCLRGKECSITRFGQVESRWGYSGTSDRIRFSVNRRIFVVGFGLYGSIHGPTDYQVNIQIIHTDSNTVLGQNDTGFSCDGTSNTFRVMFKEPVEILPNVNYTACATLKGPDSHYGTKGMRKVTHESSSTGTKTCFTFCYAAGNNNGTSVEDGQIPEVIFYT; translated from the exons ATGGCTGCTGGGGAGTACAGCAGGCCTCCCTCCCTAAATTTCTCCGGCCCAGGGCCTTTGGGAAATGGTCAGCCCAGCAACAGTGGTTATTCAATGCCTACGTCCAACGGTGGGCCCACTGGTGCGACCGGAGGGGTTCAGGGGTCTGCAAGGCGCCCCAACCCGCAGTCGGGGCCTGGCGGAGGAGAAAACGCCGGTGTTGCAGCTGGAACTCCACCGACTGTGCAGAACTCGATTCAGCAAGCGTCAGTTCAAAGCGCTGCGGCAAGGGGGGCCTCCGGAGCAACGGCATCAAATGTTTCAGCTGCAACTGTACCAGGTACCCATTCCTCACTGTCGTCAGCTCCACCGGCAGCTGCTGTTTTGGTTTACCGGGAGCCCGTGTACAACTGGCAGGCGACGAAAAGCACTGTAAAGGAGCGGTTTGCTTTCCTGTTCAATAACGAGGTTCTGAGTGACGTTCATTTTCTAGTGGGGAAAGGTATGGGAGTGCAACGAATACCCGCACACAG ATTCGTTCTCGCTGTGGGCAGCGCAGTCTTCGATGCCATGTTCAACGGGGGTATGGCGACCACCTCAACGGAAATCGAGTTGCCAGATGTCGAACCTGCAGCATTTTTGGCATTACTGAA GTTCCTGTACTCTGATGAGGTCCAGATAGGACCTGAGACGGTGATGACCACTCTGTACACGGCTAAGAAGTATGCAGTGCCAGCCTTGGAGGCCCACTGTGTGGAGTTCCTCAAGAAGAACCTGCGGGCTGACAATGCCTTCATGCTGCTGACTCAG gctcGACTTTTCGATGAGCCCCAGCTTGCCAGCTTGTGTCTAGAGAACATCGATAAGAATACAGGAGATGCGCTCGCAGCTGAGGGTTTCACTGACATAGATCTGG atACTTTAGTGGCTGTGCTGGAGCGGGACACCCTGGGGGTGAGGGAGGTGCGTCTGTTTGTGGCGGCGGTACGCTGGGCAGAGGCAGAGGCCCACCGGCAGCAGCTACAGCCCACCCCAGAGAACAAACGCAGGGTCCTGGGCAAGGCCCTCGCCCTCATCCGCTTCCCACTCATGACTATCGAGGAGTTTGCCGcag GACCGGCCCAGTCCAGTATCCTGACagacagggaggtggtgagtcTGTTCCTTCACTTCACGGTGAACCCAAAGCCCCGCGTAGAGTTCATCGACCGGCCTCGCTGCTGCCTCCGGGGGAAGGAGTGCAGCATCACACGCTTCGGACAGGTGGAGAGTCGCTGGGGCTACAGTGGAACCAGTGACCGCATACG GTTTTCAGTGAACAGGAGGATCTTCGTGGTGGGCTTTGGCCTCTACGGCTCCATACACGGCCCCACAGACTACCAAGTCAACATCCAG ATCATTCACACAGACAGTAACACAGTGCTGGGTCAGAACGACACAGGCTTCAGCTGTGATGGCACATCCAACACCTTCAGAGTCATGTTCAAGGAGCCGGTGGAGATCCTTCCCAATGTCAACTACACAGCCTGCGCCACACTCAAG GGTCCTGACTCTCACTATGGGACCAAGGGAATGCGTAAGGTGACTCACGAgtcgtcctccaccggcaccaaGACATGCTTCACCTTCTGCTACGCCGCGGGCAACAACAATGGCACCTCGGTAGAAGACGGACAGATCCCCGAAGTCATCTTCTACACCTAG